In the genome of Kallotenue papyrolyticum, the window GCGGGCTGGTTCTGGCGCAGCGCCGAAAGGCGACTGATCAGCTGGTAGGCGGTGGTAGTGGTGCTGAAGCCCGGCATCATCGGGCGGTTGTAGGGATCGCCGCCGCCGTTGGTATCGTTGTGCAGGTACTGCTCGGTGCCGTAGTAGATGCAGGGCGTGCCGCGGATCGTCAGCAGAAACGCCAGGGCCTGATGCAGCCAGGTGGTGTTGTTCTGCAACGACAGAAAGCGCGACATGTCGTGGTTATCGATGAAGGTCACCAGGTTTTCTTTGTACACGTAGTCGGCGGCGGTTTTGTTGATCGCCGCATCCAGGTTGCGCATGCTCGCGCCCTGGCCGAAGGTTTCGCGCATGGCGATATTCATGTAAAAATCGAGCACCGAGATGCCGCTCTGATTGGCGAAGCGCACATTGTCGCCATAGAGCGGATCGTTCTTGCTGCCCAGGTACCATTCGCCGAACAGGAACTGGTCCTTGGCGCGCAACAGGCGATCCGCCGCGCTACGCTGCCAGCCGAAGGTCATATGCTTGACCGCATCGACGCGCAGCCCGTCCACGCCTCGGTTGAGCCACGAGGCGATCGCGTCTTTGAGGTAAGCGTCGATGGTAGGATGGGTCTGCTCCAGATCGGCCAGATCCGCCAGATTCTTGTACTGCGTCTCGTAGCGATCGTCGAAGTTGGTGATGCCGCCGTTGTGGTGGAAGTAGCCGTTGGGATCGTTGATGTAGTCGGCCAGGTAGGTGCCGTTGTCGTAGAGCGCCCCCTTTTCGGCGAACGAGGCGTCGGCGGGGTTGGCCGGACCGGTGTGGTTGGGCGCCCAGTCCACGATCACCTTGATACCGGCCTGGTGCGCCGCGGCGATCAGGTTGTCGAACTCGCTCCAGGTGCCGAAGTGCTCCTCCGGACGCTTGAAGTCGCGCGCCCAGTAGCCGTGGTAGCCGGCATTGGGCACGCCGTTGTACACCGCGGCGCGATCGATGTTATCGACCGGCGGCGAGATCCAGATCGCAGTTACGCCTAGGCCCTGCAGGTAGCTAAGCTTTTGTTGGATGCCGGCAAAGTCGCCACCCCAATAGAGCTTCCAGTTGGTCTTGCTGCTGTCATAGAGGCCAGGGCTTTTGGCGGGGTTGTTGTTGGCGGTGTTGCCGTCAAAAAAGCGGTCGGTCACGATCTGGTAGCACAGATCGGCCTTGAGACTGGCTCGATTGCTGACCGGTGCGTCGGCGTGCGCGGCCTGGGGCATGCCCAGGCCGGCGATCATCACGACAGCCAGCAACCACCACCAGCGCCGCTGCCTGGCCCATGCCGTCGTGCTGCTCTGTCGCGTCCGGACCGCACCGTCTTGCCGACTGCGTTGCCTGTGGAGCTGCATCGCTATGCCTCCTGTATAACCTGGCTTGAACGCGCAACATGAGATGGAGACAGACCGACGGCGCACGCGCCGTCACAGCAGCGACTCGTCGTCCTCGGCAGGGTGCAGGTCGGCCTCCAGCAGGCGTGCCAGCCGTTCGCTCAAGCGCCGCAGGGTGGCCTGTTCGGCAGGATCGAGCTGGCCGAAGCGTCGGCGCAGCGAGTCGCGATGCAGCCGTTGCGCCGTGGCGCGCAGCCGCTCACCCGCGGGCGTGAGCGCGACGCGCACCAGGCGCTGATCGGCGGGATCGCCGCTGCACTGCACCAGGCCGCGCGCTGCCAGCCGTTGTACCAGCCGGGTGATGTTGCCACGCGTGCACAACAAGGCGCGGCTGAGCTCGCTAATCGTTGGGCCGGTGGCGGGATCCTTGCCAAGCCGTAAGAGGAGGTTATACTGCGTGGGTGTCAGCTCCAGGGCGTCAAAAGCGCGCCGGTCGCCGTCGTCCAGCAGAACGTAGATCTGCTGCAGGGCGGTGTAGAGCGCCAGATCGTGGTCGGAGGTGTGGCTCATACCTTTGTTGACTAGTCAACAGTATTTCTGCTATGCTAGCATGCATCGGCGTTCTCTGTCAAGCGGCGGAGCTGACGCAGTGGCGCCGCAACTTCGCCCTCACCGGTATAAGGACGATTGCGATCATGACCACAACCACGGACGTTACGCAGGATTTCATTTTTGGCACGCTGGCGACGGATGAGCTGCGTCTGGCGGCGTTGCGCGCCGCCGGCCGAGGCGTGTACCATGGCCAGCGCATCGCGCCGGCCGATCCCGAGCCGGGCCAGCCGGTGACGATCACCGTCAGCACCGGCACCGAGGTAGATGCCGATGAGGTGCTGGTGTTCTACACCCTGGACGGCAGCGATCCCGGTCCGGAGAGCGCGCAGCTCCGGCTGCAGCGCGGTGCAGTGGTGTGGGACACGCTGCTGTGGGGCTACCGTCAGGAGTGGCAGGGGGTCGTGCCCGCGCAGCCGGCGGGCACGCTGGTGCGCTACCGCATTCTGGCGCGCGAACGCAGCGGGCGGCAGGTATGGGCCGAGCCCGACGCCGAGACCGGCGCGCCGGCGATCTTTGGTTACCATGTCGATCAGGAGCGCGTGCCGGCCTGGGTCCGCGACGCGGTGATCTACCAGATCTTTGTTGACCGCTTCCACCCCGGTGCGGGCCGCACCTGGAACGCGCAGGCGCGCAGCTTCAACGACATCTGGGGCGGCACGCTGCGCGGTGTGATCGAGCAGTTGCCCTATCTTGAGCAGGTGGGCGTGACCTGCCTGTGGCTCTCGCCGATCTTTCCATCGCCGACGCACCACGGCTACGATGCCACCGATTACAACGCGATCGAACCGCGTCTGGGCACGCTCGACGATCTGCGCGAGCTGCTGGATGCCGCGCACCGGCGGGGCATGCGCGTGCTGCTCGATTTTGTCGCCAATCATGCTTCGGATCAGCATCCGCTCTTTCAACGGGCGCGCCGCGACGCGGCAGCGGCGGAGCGCGATCTGTTCGTCTTCAGCGACTGGCCGGATGGGTACCGCAGCTTCTTCGGCGTGCGTTCCATGCCGCAGTTCAACCATGCGCATCCTGCGGCGCGGCGCTACCTGATCGACGCGGCGTGCCGTTGGCTAGAGCTGGGCGTGGACGGCTTCCGGTTGGATTACGCCAACGGACCGACACACGAGTTCTGGTCGGCCTTTCGCGCGGCGACGCGCGCCGTTGCGCCCGCGTCGTTCACCGTCGGCGAGGTGGTCGAGGCCGCTGACCTGCAGCGCTCCTACCAGGGGCGGCTCGATGGCACGCTCGATTTTCTGCTGTTGCAGCACATGCGTGCCTTTTTTGCCTTTGAAACGATCGATGCTGGCATGTTCGAAAGTTTTCTGCAACGGCATCTGGCCTATTTCCCGTCCGATTTCGTGTTGCCGTCGTTTCTCGACAACCATGACATGAACCGCTTTCTGTGGGTGGCGCGCGGCGACAAACGGCGGCTCAAGCTGGCCGCGCTGTGCCAGTTTACGCTACCGCATCCGCCGATCATCTACTATGGCACCGAAGTCGGTTTGAGTCAGGAGCGTGACCTGCAATATCCCGACGGCTCGCGCCGCCTGGAGGAGTCGCGCACGTTGATGCTGTGGGGCGACCAGCAGGATCGCGAACTGCTGGCCTTCTACACGCGGTTGATCGCGGCGCGCCGCCGCTATGCCGGGCTCTGGCGCGCGCCACGCGAGACGCTGCTGCTCGACCCGCAGGGGGTGGTGGTAGTGGCGCTGACGCAGGGCGCGCAGCGCGCGATCGTAGCGCTCAACCGCACGCCCCAGCCGCGTCAGGTAGCGCTGGCCGAACCAACGCGGCTGCTGCTGGCGAGCGAGGCGGGCGTGCGCTGCGATGGCGATCTGCACCTGCCGCCGCTCAGCGGGGCGCTGCTGCTGGCCGAGGCATGATGCGGCGCGCGCGCCGTCGGTCCGGTGTCGCGCCTGGTGCTTCTGGTGCGGGCGGGCTGGTCCCGCTGAGGCAGTCAGGCCGATTGACAGCGCGCGCGCCGGGCCTATAATCCAGGGACAGAAGCGACCCCGAGGAGTCTATGCCGCACGCACGTCGTTGGATCCCGCGTCCTGCCGCTCCGGCTGATTTTCTGGAGGCCCTGCCGTCCGATCTCCTGCCGCCGGTAGGACAGGTGTTGTGGAATCGCGGCGTGACCGATGCGGCGGCGGTGGCGGCCTTTCTGGCGGCCGACTACCGCCACCAGCACGATCCCTTCGCGCTGCGCGACATGGAGCGTGCCGTGCAGCGCATCCGCCAGGCGCGCGACGCGGGCGAGACGGTGGCGATCTATGGCGACTTCGACACCGACGGCGTCACCGGCGTGGCGCTGCTGCGGCAAGCGCTGAGCGGGCTGGGCCTGCGGGTGATCCCCTATATTCCGCATCGCATCGAAGAGGGCTACGGTCTCAACCTGCGCGCGGTGGAACACCTGGCGCAGCAGGCGCAGGTGCTGATCACCGTGGACTGCGGCATCTCCAACGTTGCCGAGGTGGCGCGGGCGCAAGCGCTGGGCCTGGATGTGATCGTCCTCGATCACCATACCCCACCGCCGACGCTGCCGCAGGGCTATGCTGTGATCAATCCCAAGCGACCCGGCTGCACCTATCCCTACAAAATGCTGGCCGGCGTGGGCGTGGCCTACAAACTGGTCCAGGCGCTCTACCGCGCCGGCCTGCGCGCCGAGCTGCGCGGTCGCGATCTGCTGGACATGGTGGCGCTGGGCACCGTCACCGATGTCGCGCCGCTGGACGGCGAGAATCGCGTGCTGGTCAAGCACGGTCTGACCGCGCTGAACGCCTCGCAGCGCCCCGGCCTGCGCGCGCTGATCGAGGTGGCTGCCAGCCGCCGACCGCTGGACGCGCGCGCAATTGCCTTCCAACTGGGGCCGCGCCTGAATGCCGCCGGGCGGCTCGACGATGCGATCCGTGCCTACCGTCTGTTGCTGGCCGAGTCGCAAGCGGAGGCGCAGCGCCTGGCGCACGAGCTCAACCAGATCAACCTGCAGCGCCAGCGCCTGACGCACGAAGCGCTACAATTGGCGATCAAGCAGATTCTGGCGCTGGACAAGCATCGCCAGCGCGTGATTGTGCACGACGGCGCGGACTTTCCGGCGGGCATCATCGGGCTGGTGGCGGCGCGGTTGGTAGAACACTTCGGGCGACCGGTGGTGCTGCTGGAACGCGGCGCGGTGACCAGTCGCGGTTCGGCGCGCTCGATCGCCGACTTTTCGATCATCGACGCGCTGAACGAGATCGGCGATCTCTTCGAAAAGTTCGGTGGCCATGCCATGGCCGCGGGCATGACCATTGCCACCGCCCGCTTGCCCGAACTGGAGGCGCGCTTGCAGGCGGTAGCCATGCGCACGCTGCCCGAAGAGCTGCTTCAGCCGCGTTTGCTCTACGATGGCGAGCTGGCGCTGGAGCAGCCGCTGCTGGCGCTGGCCGAGCAACTGCGCCTGCTGGAGCCGTTCGGCCACGGCAATCCCGAGCCGGTGTGGATCACGCGTGGGCTGCGCGTGCTGGATGCACGCGCGGTGGGTCGTGAAGGAAGCCACCTTAAGCTGCGCCTGTCGGATGGGCGGCAGGTGGTGGATGCCGTCTGGTGGGGCCAGGGCGCGCTGGCTTTGCCGCTGGCGCAGCGGCCCTGCGTGGATGTGGCCTACCACCTGGCGCTCAACGAGTTTCTGGGCGTGCAGCGAGTACAATGGATCGTGAAGGATCTGATCGTTCAGCCGTGATCCCGCGGCGCGCAGCGCACACCGTCGTGCGCTCCAGGTGTGGTCGCCAACGCTGCGTGGATCGCCGCAAGCCGCGGGCATGGCAGCGTGCCCGCAAGGGAGGAGCGCATGAAGATCGGCATTCTGACAGGCGGTGGCGATGTGCCAGGGCTCAACCCCTGCATCAAAACGGTCGTCAATCGCGCGGCGGAGGCCGGCATCGAGGTGATCGGCATCCGTCGCGGCTGGGGCGGGCTGCTGAACTACAACCCCGATGACGAGGCGGATCGCGCCGAGTGGCTGCAACCGCTGACGCCGGCGCTGGTCCGCACGATCGATCGCTACGGCGGCACCCACCTGCATACCTCGCGCACCAATCCGGCGCGCGTGCGCGCCCACGAGCTGCCTGCCTTTCTGCAGGCGCGCTTCCCGATCCCCGAAGGCGCGAAGCATGTTGACTGTACGCCGCATGTGCTGCGCGTGCTGGAGCATCTGGGCATCGATACGCTGGTGCCGATCGGCGGCGATGATACCCTGAGCTATGCGGTGCGCCTGCACCAGGAGGGCGTGCGCGTGATCGCCATTCCCAAGACCATGGACAACGATGTCTATGGCACCGACTACTGTATCGGCTTTTCCACGGCGGTAACGCGCTCGGTCGAGTTCATTCATGATCTGCGCACGCCCACCGGCTCGCACGAGCGCATCGCAGTGATCGAGCTGTTCGGGCGCAATTCGGGCGAGACGGCGCTGATCGCGGCCTATCTGGCCAACGTCGACCGCGCCGTGATCAGCGAGGTGCCCTTCGACGTCGAGCGTCTGGCGCGCTTCCTGGTCGAGGA includes:
- a CDS encoding alpha-amylase family glycosyl hydrolase yields the protein MIAGLGMPQAAHADAPVSNRASLKADLCYQIVTDRFFDGNTANNNPAKSPGLYDSSKTNWKLYWGGDFAGIQQKLSYLQGLGVTAIWISPPVDNIDRAAVYNGVPNAGYHGYWARDFKRPEEHFGTWSEFDNLIAAAHQAGIKVIVDWAPNHTGPANPADASFAEKGALYDNGTYLADYINDPNGYFHHNGGITNFDDRYETQYKNLADLADLEQTHPTIDAYLKDAIASWLNRGVDGLRVDAVKHMTFGWQRSAADRLLRAKDQFLFGEWYLGSKNDPLYGDNVRFANQSGISVLDFYMNIAMRETFGQGASMRNLDAAINKTAADYVYKENLVTFIDNHDMSRFLSLQNNTTWLHQALAFLLTIRGTPCIYYGTEQYLHNDTNGGGDPYNRPMMPGFSTTTTAYQLISRLSALRQNQPALAWGGHQQRWLNDDVYIYERRFFNDVVLVAINKSATSYAINGLYTALPPGSYSDQLNGLLGGFGISVGSGSGGNNPVASFTLGPGKVAVWSYRAPEPATPQIGSVGPVLTRAGNRVTIEGRGFGSSGTVSFGSATATVQSWSANRIVVTVPSVAAGTTPVTVTTGGGTSNAYNVMLLSGAQVPVTFTVTNASPTAYGDNIYLTGNVYELGNWSTNPGVALGPMLAPNYPTWFITASVPACTTIQFKFIKIAANGTVTWENGANHTYTTPCSGTGSVTVGWQY
- a CDS encoding MarR family winged helix-turn-helix transcriptional regulator, translated to MSHTSDHDLALYTALQQIYVLLDDGDRRAFDALELTPTQYNLLLRLGKDPATGPTISELSRALLCTRGNITRLVQRLAARGLVQCSGDPADQRLVRVALTPAGERLRATAQRLHRDSLRRRFGQLDPAEQATLRRLSERLARLLEADLHPAEDDESLL
- a CDS encoding alpha-amylase family glycosyl hydrolase, giving the protein MTTTTDVTQDFIFGTLATDELRLAALRAAGRGVYHGQRIAPADPEPGQPVTITVSTGTEVDADEVLVFYTLDGSDPGPESAQLRLQRGAVVWDTLLWGYRQEWQGVVPAQPAGTLVRYRILARERSGRQVWAEPDAETGAPAIFGYHVDQERVPAWVRDAVIYQIFVDRFHPGAGRTWNAQARSFNDIWGGTLRGVIEQLPYLEQVGVTCLWLSPIFPSPTHHGYDATDYNAIEPRLGTLDDLRELLDAAHRRGMRVLLDFVANHASDQHPLFQRARRDAAAAERDLFVFSDWPDGYRSFFGVRSMPQFNHAHPAARRYLIDAACRWLELGVDGFRLDYANGPTHEFWSAFRAATRAVAPASFTVGEVVEAADLQRSYQGRLDGTLDFLLLQHMRAFFAFETIDAGMFESFLQRHLAYFPSDFVLPSFLDNHDMNRFLWVARGDKRRLKLAALCQFTLPHPPIIYYGTEVGLSQERDLQYPDGSRRLEESRTLMLWGDQQDRELLAFYTRLIAARRRYAGLWRAPRETLLLDPQGVVVVALTQGAQRAIVALNRTPQPRQVALAEPTRLLLASEAGVRCDGDLHLPPLSGALLLAEA
- the recJ gene encoding single-stranded-DNA-specific exonuclease RecJ, which translates into the protein MPHARRWIPRPAAPADFLEALPSDLLPPVGQVLWNRGVTDAAAVAAFLAADYRHQHDPFALRDMERAVQRIRQARDAGETVAIYGDFDTDGVTGVALLRQALSGLGLRVIPYIPHRIEEGYGLNLRAVEHLAQQAQVLITVDCGISNVAEVARAQALGLDVIVLDHHTPPPTLPQGYAVINPKRPGCTYPYKMLAGVGVAYKLVQALYRAGLRAELRGRDLLDMVALGTVTDVAPLDGENRVLVKHGLTALNASQRPGLRALIEVAASRRPLDARAIAFQLGPRLNAAGRLDDAIRAYRLLLAESQAEAQRLAHELNQINLQRQRLTHEALQLAIKQILALDKHRQRVIVHDGADFPAGIIGLVAARLVEHFGRPVVLLERGAVTSRGSARSIADFSIIDALNEIGDLFEKFGGHAMAAGMTIATARLPELEARLQAVAMRTLPEELLQPRLLYDGELALEQPLLALAEQLRLLEPFGHGNPEPVWITRGLRVLDARAVGREGSHLKLRLSDGRQVVDAVWWGQGALALPLAQRPCVDVAYHLALNEFLGVQRVQWIVKDLIVQP
- a CDS encoding 6-phosphofructokinase; the protein is MKIGILTGGGDVPGLNPCIKTVVNRAAEAGIEVIGIRRGWGGLLNYNPDDEADRAEWLQPLTPALVRTIDRYGGTHLHTSRTNPARVRAHELPAFLQARFPIPEGAKHVDCTPHVLRVLEHLGIDTLVPIGGDDTLSYAVRLHQEGVRVIAIPKTMDNDVYGTDYCIGFSTAVTRSVEFIHDLRTPTGSHERIAVIELFGRNSGETALIAAYLANVDRAVISEVPFDVERLARFLVEDRRRNPSTYAICVISEGASMIGGQVVEYGQEDAYGHRKLGGIGLITGEAIKRITGIDIVYQQLAYLMRAGAPDSLDRMVAISYGHLAMDQILQGQRGRMVALRNGVYTTVPLDTILQGVKRVDVAELYDAEQYRPRVTNMLGKPMFLY